A single genomic interval of Lentimicrobium sp. L6 harbors:
- a CDS encoding glycosyltransferase family 4 protein, whose amino-acid sequence MKIVNIVPGFGGTFYCGNCLRDSGYTKSLIKLGHDAMMLPIYLPLTMEHGVEENTAPIFYGAVNIYLKQNFKIFRKMPNWMEKLFNSSSMLRYAAKKAGSTRTEGLEPMTISMLQGKDGNQGEDLQELIDFLKVHEKPDVVHLSNALLLGLAKQIREQLNVPVVCSLQDEDVWVDAMNDHYKKIVWDLMSEKGEDVDAFIAVSDYYAQEMKQKMRIPDSKMHIVPIGVEADLYKYAKPLKEPQTIGYISRMYEEHGFGLLIDAYIELKKDEQFKHVLLKLSGGYTADDKKYVGKQMKKLKKAGIFEDVMIIEDYQAESRFKFFNQLTLLTVPVLKGEAFGTYQLESMAAGIPLVQPALGAFPEIIKQTGGGVVYSPNTVEALVAKWKEVLSNPEGIERMSEMGSQAVREKYAIDPVSEQVLKIYESLV is encoded by the coding sequence ATGAAGATTGTAAATATAGTTCCCGGTTTTGGTGGTACCTTTTATTGTGGTAATTGTCTGCGCGATAGCGGATATACCAAATCATTGATAAAGCTGGGCCATGATGCTATGATGCTGCCGATATATCTGCCATTAACTATGGAACATGGTGTAGAAGAAAATACAGCTCCCATATTTTATGGCGCCGTGAACATCTACCTCAAGCAGAATTTCAAAATCTTTAGAAAGATGCCTAATTGGATGGAAAAGCTTTTCAACTCCTCATCTATGCTTCGTTATGCGGCCAAAAAAGCGGGTTCCACTCGTACTGAAGGTTTAGAGCCCATGACCATCTCCATGCTTCAGGGTAAAGATGGAAATCAAGGGGAAGATTTACAGGAACTGATAGACTTTCTGAAGGTTCATGAAAAACCTGATGTGGTGCATCTTTCTAATGCTTTATTACTGGGTTTGGCCAAACAAATCAGAGAACAATTGAACGTACCTGTGGTTTGTTCTTTACAAGATGAGGATGTTTGGGTAGATGCCATGAACGACCATTATAAAAAGATAGTTTGGGATCTGATGAGCGAAAAAGGAGAGGATGTGGATGCCTTTATTGCAGTGAGTGATTATTATGCTCAAGAGATGAAGCAGAAGATGAGAATTCCGGATTCCAAGATGCATATTGTACCCATTGGAGTAGAGGCTGATTTATATAAATATGCCAAACCATTAAAAGAACCGCAAACCATTGGGTATATCTCTAGAATGTACGAAGAGCATGGTTTTGGACTATTAATTGATGCCTATATCGAGCTTAAAAAAGATGAGCAATTCAAGCATGTATTATTGAAACTGTCGGGAGGATATACCGCAGATGACAAGAAATATGTGGGCAAGCAAATGAAGAAATTGAAAAAGGCTGGCATTTTTGAGGATGTGATGATTATTGAAGACTATCAAGCAGAAAGTCGTTTCAAATTCTTTAATCAGTTGACGCTTCTTACTGTGCCTGTTTTAAAAGGAGAAGCCTTTGGAACCTATCAGTTGGAATCTATGGCTGCAGGTATTCCATTGGTTCAGCCCGCTTTGGGCGCTTTCCCTGAGATTATCAAACAAACCGGAGGAGGAGTCGTTTATTCACCAAACACTGTTGAGGCTCTGGTAGCCAAGTGGAAAGAAGTATTGTCTAATCCAGAAGGAATTGAGAGAATGAGTGAAATGGGTAGTCAAGCAGTACGAGAAAAGTATGCCATCGACCCAGTGAGTGAACAGGTATTGAAAATCTACGAAAGTCTTGTATAA